TTGAAAAACGCCGTTTTTGTTCAGGAATCTGTGTTTATACACGCGAACATAGTTTGCATGATAGAGTCCGTTAGGGTCGCCTTTTGTGCGGGTTACGGTTACCGTCCACCAGCCTGTAAGAGAGTCATAGACCTTTTCAACATTTACAGAGCCATTCCGGAAACCAAAAAGAGAGTTAACCACCTCGTTTTGCAGTCCTTCTTTTGTAGCACTTGCCATCATGTCAGACATTTGTTCGAGAGCTCCGCCGTCGTTAATTGCCAGTGAGGCTGCTATTGATGCTGCTGCGTCCTGCGTTGCTGCGGCTTCCACCTGCACTTCAGTTGGATTTTCACCTTTTTTACATCCCGAAATCATCAGGAAGAAGGGGATAACCAGTAGCAGGGCGAAAAGTGCTCTTAATCTGTTATTCATAGAAAGCGTCTCCGTTTCTTATTGTGTGAGAGATATTAAATAATTGTTGTTCTGTCTGTTAGATAAAACCTGAATTAAAATGGTTTAAATTCACCAAATTTTTACCCTTCGACAGAAACAGAATCAATCCTGTGTAAAGAAAAGCACCCCCTCGCCGTTCTCACCATTGGAAATAGTGCAATGAAATGTTTCATTCATCACGGTTTCAAATTTATCAGGAGTGATGTAGCGGGCATTTACTTCAACAGAATTATCCTCGAAGACGCGACACTTCACATAATTGGTGACATATCCATATTTTCTGTGGGAGATGAGTACGGCCTTGCTGAATGCGAGGTACCCTTTGGGGTTTTTGATCGAACCTGCAGGGAAGTATTCGAACTCATCTATTCCCATTCCTCCGGTTACATCGGGAGATTTTTCTTCAGTGGAATCGATCACCAGCCGGCATTTCGCATAATGAAAGACAACCCTGACCTGGGCTCCCTTGTCAAGAGTGGAGAGAAGTTCACCAAAGTTTTTGATTTGAACGGTTTCCTGAGCGAGAATGGCCGGTATGAAGACCACGAAAAACAGGAGTAATAAACGGGTAAAATGTGTCATGGAAAATTCCTGATTTTTGATATCATAATATACATAAGGTAAATCTTGCAAAGATGTTCCTCATAACAAAACAACCCGTGTTACAACTTACATTCTCAAATCAGATAAAAATTTCCAATTATTGAAAAAAATTTTCTTCATTATTAGAATTTTTTCCTGTTTGTAAAAAAATTATACACTAAAACAAGCCATTACAGCACATATGCATAAAAATTCAACATTGGCACGAGAATTGCTTAATTACACCAGCACTTTAATTTATAGAGGCAAAAATGCTAAAAAAACTACTTTTCATTCTGGTAGCTGTATCATTTACCGCAGCAGTGTACGCGCAAGTACCCAGAGCAAAAATCTTTTCCGAGCCAATGTCAGAAGCAAGGTTGACGACATTAGGTTTGAGCACCAACTCCGTTTCTTCCGGAGCTAAAGTTACCGCTAATGGTACTTATTTCTATTTCTCACCAAGAAATATTGCAAATACATTACCGATCACGGCGTTCACTTTTACATTGACAAATAAACCCGCTGGTTCCACAGCTACAATCGAAAATCTTCTGCCGACAATGGTTGGCTTGAAGCCAGATGTAGTTGGTAACTATGTAGTTAATCTTTCAGTCACCACCACAGGCGGCACACATGACACCACAATGACATTTGTAGCCGGTAATTATGTTGGTGTTGGTGGATTTGACGGTATCGCCGGTACATTCCCAAAATGTATGACCTGCCACTCTTCAAACCCAACCTTCAGCGGCATTTTCAACAGATGGAAAGACTCGAAACACGGTCTCGCACTTAAAAAAGAGATGACCACCGGTCCTTCATCATTTGCTGCTTACTGTTTGAAATGCCATACAACCGGAACAGATCATAATCTCGCATCAGTAAATGGTGGATTTGATGATTTGGCCGCTGCAAACGGATATGTCTATTCAGGACCTCCAAATCCATTGAAATGGGATACCCTTAGAGCAGTTAATGGTGGCGTACTTGTTAATACAGCCAATGTTGGTTGCGAAATGTGCCACGGTGCAGGCAGCCAGCACGCTGCAGCTCCTAGCACAGCAAACATCGCCATCAACTATGAAGCAGGCGCTTGCATGAGATGCCATGATTCACCGCCTTATTACAGAACCTACAATCAGTTTGCTGTAACAAGACACTCAGTAGCAGTATGGTCGAACTCATTTGCACAGGGAACTACCTCACAGAACAACTCATTGAGTAACTGTATCCGTTGCCACGATGCAAAAGGTTACATCAACTACTCATACGGCAGAACAACCAACACAACCGGTTGGACTGAAGCAAACCAGACAGATCTTGGCTGCTCAATGTGCCACGATCCTCACGGAACAACAAACACTGCCAGCTTAAGATATACACCAACTGTTGGTGATACTCTTGGCAACGGTTTTAACTATTCAGCTGTTGTTACAGGTGAAGGCAAACTTTGTATGAACTGCCACAAAGCACGCAGAGACAATGTTACCTATGTTCCTGCAGGTACAGTTAACTCTACCTGGGGACCTCACCACTCATCACAGACAGACAACCTTCTTGGTCAGAATGCTGCTGTATTCACATCAGCTTACCCGTCAAGTCTTGCACACAAATCGACTGCCGGTGCGTGCGTTACCTGCCACATGGCTAAAGACACAACCGCAGCCAACAAAGACAAAGTTGGAAGCCATACATGGAGAATGAACAATCCTGAAACCGGATATGACAACACCACA
The nucleotide sequence above comes from Ignavibacteria bacterium. Encoded proteins:
- a CDS encoding ammonia-forming cytochrome c nitrite reductase subunit c552, giving the protein MLKKLLFILVAVSFTAAVYAQVPRAKIFSEPMSEARLTTLGLSTNSVSSGAKVTANGTYFYFSPRNIANTLPITAFTFTLTNKPAGSTATIENLLPTMVGLKPDVVGNYVVNLSVTTTGGTHDTTMTFVAGNYVGVGGFDGIAGTFPKCMTCHSSNPTFSGIFNRWKDSKHGLALKKEMTTGPSSFAAYCLKCHTTGTDHNLASVNGGFDDLAAANGYVYSGPPNPLKWDTLRAVNGGVLVNTANVGCEMCHGAGSQHAAAPSTANIAINYEAGACMRCHDSPPYYRTYNQFAVTRHSVAVWSNSFAQGTTSQNNSLSNCIRCHDAKGYINYSYGRTTNTTGWTEANQTDLGCSMCHDPHGTTNTASLRYTPTVGDTLGNGFNYSAVVTGEGKLCMNCHKARRDNVTYVPAGTVNSTWGPHHSSQTDNLLGQNAAVFTSAYPSSLAHKSTAGACVTCHMAKDTTAANKDKVGSHTWRMNNPETGYDNTTACKSCHGNINSFAEIIASVDYDMDGQVEPFQVEVDGLIRTLRIWLPPVGLDSISYTMINANNNLTERKAYWNYQLIAYDHSRGIHNPKFAISVLQRSIAALGGPVPVELTDFSAAVVNNNVTVNWATATETNNKGFSVERKAKNGEWATIGFVNGKGNSTEITNYSYTDKEAVKLNSSKVSYRLKQVDLDGTTTYTKEIEVEITLPNTLSLGQNYPNPFNPSTKITFEIPENGMVTLKVYNVSGVEVATLVNKQMTNGRYDIAFDATSLSSGVYFYRLQFGNQVITRKMVVMK